A genome region from Carcharodon carcharias isolate sCarCar2 chromosome 17, sCarCar2.pri, whole genome shotgun sequence includes the following:
- the LOC121290080 gene encoding 39S ribosomal protein L33, mitochondrial-like, which translates to MLLTTVNFAKSKSKSTLVRVVSTAGSGCCFKAKRSQLLEKLVLRNHDPTVSKHALFFEKEKISQSDIGCLNGLVLYKDSLETEQDFLEIQHHLWL; encoded by the coding sequence ATGTTGCTGACAACAGTAAACTTTGCCAAGAGCAAGTCAAAGTCCACCCTTGTGAGGGTGGTGAGCACAGCAGGAAGTGGCTGTTGCTTCAAAGCAAAGAGGAGCCAACTATTGGAAAAACTAGTCCTGAGAAACCACGATCCTACAGTGAGCAAGCATGCTCTTTTCTTTGAAAAGGAGAAAATCAGTCAATCTGACATAGGGTGCTTAAATGGATTGGTTTTGTACAAGGACAGTTTAGAAACTGAACAAGATTTCCTGGAAATACAACATCATCTGTGGCTTTAG